TGACTGATGGGCTCCGATGATGGCATGAAATCTTTGAGACCTGACATTCTTGTGATGACAAACATAAGCATATTTCCTGAGGACCCAATTGAGGTTTTAACCATTGGTCTGCTGAATTTGTCTTTGCTGTCGAAAAATATCGATTCACATGTGCTTCTGATTATGCACATTTGATTGTGTTGTTTATAGGCCTGCTATGTGCTTTCCAATAACCAGTATTTGTTAAATTTGTTTCATATTTCTTATGTATAGGTGAACGTTCCCAAGACCAAGAAGACCTACTGCAAGAACAAGGAGTGCAGGAAGCACACCCTTCACAAGGTCACTCAGTACAAGAAGGGTAAGGACAGCCTGTCTGCCCAGGGAAAGCGCCGTTATGACCGTAAGCAGTCAGGATATGGTGGTCAGACCAAGCCTGTTTTCCACAAGAAGGTATTGTGACAGTTTATATGTGATTACGCAGTGCTGTGTGTGATTGTCTCTCTTCATTAGAAACATATGGTGTCATGATTTGTGTCTGTTCAATGCAAACATGTGGCAATAACCATCATGTAGTTTTAATGTATCTGACTTTCAGCTGTGCATTTTTCATGTTATGATACATGGTTCCTGTTTTCAGGCAAAAACCACCAAGAAGATTGTGCTGAAGCTGCAATGCCAAAGCTGCAAGCATTACTCCCAGCACCCCATCAAGGTATTATTTCATTGTCAAGACTCAAGCTGAAAATTGTCATGAATCAATCAGTATCTTTTTAGATGTGTTGGGTGCTATCTTACATTATTATTCTTTACAGAGGTGCAAGCATTTCGAGATTGGTGGAGACAAGAAGGGCAAGGGAACATCTCTTTTCTAAACTACCTACTGGATACTGAAGTTGTGGGTCTATTGTGCTTCATACTTCAATGTTATTAGGAACTTAATTTAAGCAGACCATATCATGTATTCAAGTATCATCGTCTGACATTTACTCTAGCAAGGATTGGCTTTCTGCTGAATCAAGTTTTCTTGCTTAATGCTCGTCGAATCCAATGTGATGCATGTCTTTAGATGGCACTGCAATTGTGACTTTTGTCTTATGGCAGTTTTATCTCCCTAAGTCCTCAGTGTCTGTTTTTCGTTATCTTACCCGAGTTTGCAATCCTAGAGCGACCCACGTAAACGAATTCCTGTGACATGAATCCCTGAGAGGCTAGTCTGATGAACTTCCGTTTTTCAGATCGAATTTCGTATATGGTTAACTATACTATGTTTTGTTCAATATCTTCGTAACGAGATGGAAGGTATGGAATACTATGGATGGAGGTGAATTGAAAGATAGGCCTTGGTCTTGTGATTGTTATCTTAGAAGGTCGATACTAATGTTTGGTCTTGTGGCGTTAGTGAAACTGTTTTCGTAGCAATGTTTGGTCTTGTGATGTTATTGAACTGTTTTCGTAGCATTGTATTACTTGTTCCATTCTTCATGCATGATTTGGATAGGTTATTGACAATTGTTTATagtaatgaattaaatattacacTCCTAAATTATTATAAACCGAATAAATAGCTTAAAGCGAGCCAGGCAATGCTGATGTAGAAAATTTCTAGTTTGAGAACCGTGGTATGCATATCCCGAAGTTCATAAGCTGAAAAGATTGCACCCTAAATCTAATGTATTGTAGTTTTCCTGTACTGAAAATGCTGTTGGATCGGACAGCCGTGGTGATTGGTTGCGTTCATTTTCAAGTTGTAGCCAAGTTAAATAAAGTATAGAAGGATATGCAAGTAGCAACATCGGAGGAGTGCCATCGCAGTGATCCTCCCAAAAAGCACGAAAGAAACATCTTCATTGGAACCTAAGCAGCTCTGGCCTTTTGAGCCCAGAAAAGCTATCCTTGATTCAAGCACAAACCGTCATTTGGTTATATGCTTTCTCCAAATACTAGcatgagtaaattgcattggcGGTACACGAACTTGCTAGGTGGAAGCAATCTAGTACATAAACTTATAAAACGCTCATTTTGATACACGAA
The window above is part of the Oryza sativa Japonica Group chromosome 7, ASM3414082v1 genome. Proteins encoded here:
- the LOC4343416 gene encoding large ribosomal subunit protein eL42 — translated: MVNVPKTKKTYCKNKECRKHTLHKVTQYKKGKDSLSAQGKRRYDRKQSGYGGQTKPVFHKKAKTTKKIVLKLQCQSCKHYSQHPIKRCKHFEIGGDKKGKGTSLF